One Ricinus communis isolate WT05 ecotype wild-type chromosome 7, ASM1957865v1, whole genome shotgun sequence genomic region harbors:
- the LOC8282587 gene encoding 1,4-dihydroxy-2-naphthoyl-CoA synthase, peroxisomal, protein MARLSVNEMDALGRRLATVTNHLNPVAPSSNHSPIDLSNTSSIDNSYHRIHGEVSNEQVIWKNACDEYGKEFTDIIYEKAVGEGIAKITINRPERRNAFRPQTVKEMIRAFNDARDDSSIGVIILTGKGTKAFCSGGDQSLRTADGYADPNDMGRLNVLDLQVQIRRLPKPIIAMVAGYAVGGGHVLHMVCDLTIAADNAIFGQTGPKVGSFDAGYGSSIMSRLVGPKKAREMWFLARFYTASEAEKMGLVNTVVPLETLEHETVKWCRQILRNSPTAIRVLKSALNAVDDGHAGLQELAGNTTLIFYGTEEGNEGKTAYMQHRRPDFSRFPRRP, encoded by the exons ATGGCAAGACTCTCAGTGAATGAAATGGACGCGTTAGGAAGGAGACTTGCTACTGTTACTAACCATCTAAACCCGGTTGCTCCATCTTCAAATCATAGCCCAATTGATTTATCCAACACTTCATCAATAGACAATTCCTATCATAGAATCCACGGAGAAGTTTCTAATGAACAAGTCATTTGGAAAAATGCTTGTGATGAATATGGGAAAGAATTCACTGACATTATTTATGAGAAAGCAGTTGGTGAAGGGATTGCAAAG ATTACTATTAATAGGCCTGAGAGAAGAAATGCATTCAGGCCACAAACAGTTAAAGAGATGATTCGTGCATTTAATGATGCTAGGGATGACAGTTCTATTGGGGTTATCATTCTAACTGGAaag GGAACTAAGGCTTTTTGCAGTGGCGGGGATCAATCATTAAGAACCGCGGATGGTTATGCTGATCCTAATGATATGGGCCGTCTCAATGTTTTGGACTTGCAG GTACAGATTCGGCGTCTTCCCAAGCCAATAATAGCTATG GTTGCAGGTTATGCTGTTGGAGGGGGTCATGTGTTGCACATGGTCTGTGATCTCACAATTGCAGCAGATAATGCTATATTTGGCCAAACTGGTCCAAAG GTCGGAAGCTTTGATGCTGGTTATGGGAGTTCCATTATGTCCCGTTTG GTTGGACCGAAAAAGGCAAGGGAGATGTGGTTTCTAGCAAGGTTCTATACAGCGTCTGAAGCAGAGAAAATGGGCCTTGTAAACACAGTTGTACCA CTAGAAACTTTGGAGCACGAAACAGTTAAATGGTGTCGACAAATACTAAGGAATAGCCCAACTGCAATTCGTGTACTTAAGTCAGCTCTTAATGCAGTTGATGATGGGCATGCTGGACTCCAG GAACTTGCTGGGAATACCACACTTATATTCTATGGTACTGAGGAAGGCAATGAGGGGAAGACAGCATATATGCAACATAGACGTCCAGATTTCTCAAGATTTCCGCGACGACCTTGA